A region of Saccharococcus thermophilus DNA encodes the following proteins:
- the spoIIIAA gene encoding stage III sporulation protein AA, which produces MQAIWDILPKTIAAILQQQPPLWHEQMEEIRIRVLRPLEIIVKGKAQFLPYEVTCEDGMHLLNKLSQYSIYAIEEELKRGFITIQGGHRVGLAGKVVTEAGSVKAIRHVTSFNIRIAKQKIGIAEPLVPYVYNGRWHNTMIIGSPQTGKTTLLRDAARMISTGIRAKHIPSQKVGIVDERSEIAGCVKGIPQFELGNRVDVLDACPKAEGMMMMIRSMSPDVLIVDEIGRAEDSEAILEAVNAGVCIWTTVHGRNWKDVLQRPTLRPIIEQGVFARFVELTNEFGPGTVRRITDTHGTALYERSGVVKSR; this is translated from the coding sequence ATGCAAGCGATATGGGATATACTTCCGAAAACGATTGCCGCCATACTGCAGCAACAGCCCCCTTTATGGCATGAACAGATGGAAGAAATTCGCATAAGGGTTCTTCGGCCATTAGAAATTATTGTGAAAGGAAAGGCACAATTTCTTCCATATGAAGTGACTTGCGAAGATGGAATGCATTTGCTTAATAAATTGAGTCAATATTCGATTTATGCAATAGAAGAGGAATTGAAACGCGGATTTATTACCATACAGGGAGGACATCGTGTTGGACTAGCAGGGAAAGTCGTAACTGAGGCCGGAAGCGTGAAAGCAATTCGTCATGTGACTTCTTTCAATATCCGCATTGCGAAACAGAAAATCGGCATCGCCGAACCGCTCGTCCCGTATGTGTATAACGGCCGCTGGCATAATACGATGATCATCGGTTCGCCACAGACAGGGAAAACGACGCTGCTGCGCGACGCGGCACGAATGATCAGCACCGGGATTCGCGCGAAACATATTCCATCACAAAAAGTAGGAATTGTCGATGAACGTTCGGAAATTGCCGGATGTGTAAAAGGCATTCCGCAATTTGAATTAGGAAACCGCGTCGATGTGCTTGACGCATGCCCGAAAGCAGAAGGAATGATGATGATGATCCGCTCGATGAGCCCGGATGTGCTGATTGTCGATGAGATTGGACGCGCCGAAGATAGCGAAGCGATTTTAGAGGCGGTGAACGCTGGGGTATGCATATGGACGACAGTCCACGGAAGAAATTGGAAAGATGTACTGCAGCGCCCGACATTGCGCCCCATCATCGAACAAGGAGTATTTGCGCGGTTTGTTGAACTGACGAACGAATTCGGTCCGGGCACGGTAAGACGCATTACGGATACGCACGGAACGGCCCTGTATGAGCGAAGCGGGGTGGTGAAAAGCAGATGA
- a CDS encoding YqhV family protein, which yields MKRWLLFVEPAVLSMAGMRLLSATMEMIAALAMLLFNDVKKALAVNALLAVIGPTIFIVTMMIGLLSLADELSFSKLGFIALGVTLILIGIYK from the coding sequence ATGAAACGATGGCTACTATTCGTCGAACCAGCCGTTTTGTCAATGGCAGGAATGCGGCTATTGTCGGCGACGATGGAGATGATCGCTGCTCTTGCCATGCTGCTGTTCAACGATGTCAAAAAAGCATTGGCCGTCAATGCGCTCCTTGCAGTGATCGGACCGACTATTTTTATCGTCACGATGATGATTGGCCTGCTTTCTTTAGCGGACGAGCTTTCTTTTTCGAAGTTAGGTTTTATCGCTTTAGGGGTCACTCTTATTCTCATCGGCATTTATAAGTAA